The Pseudomonadota bacterium genome includes the window GCTTTACCCACGGATAATGGCGATTGGCACATCGACCGCTTGCGCTACGCCCCATAAAAGGTAGGCTTTGCCCTTATTCCTACAATAGACTCAATAATGCCGCAAAAATTCATCCTTATCGCGGTTACCGGCTACCTGCTGTTTGCCTGGATGGCCGCGACGCTCGCATCGATGGCGTCACCCGACTCCACGCCAACCGCCCCGAATCGGCGCCGGCGTGCGATCGTTCTGTGTCTGTGGCTGGCACCATTGATGTTCGTCGGATCGGCGTTCATTGAAATGCTCGTCAGCTCAGAGTTACTGCTAGTTAGCCTCGTGTCGCCGTCCGCCACTGTGTTCGGAATGGTGGTCGTCGCAGTGGCCATCACGCTGTTGTCCTATCGTGCGGGTTTGAGCGGTTGGTGGTCGCCCTTACCTTTGCTACGTGGCGTGACGGTCATCGCGTTTTTTGCGGCTTGGCAGAGCGCCATACAAGGCGCACACACGATGGCGCTACCTGACTGGCGGTTTTTGGGCATATCGTTGGTGCTGTGGCTGGTCTGCCTCATTCTCGCCGATCTGGCGCTGTTTGCGTCGCATCGACGTGCGCAGGATCAAAGCACGAAGATGATAAAAGAATGGCTGCGTTTGTGTGCCGCACTCCCTGCGCTGCTTATTTTCCTGATTGGTTTTCGACCCTGAATTAACACCAGTCAGGCATCGCATGACACATTACGGTTAAATAGTGGCCCATTAGCCAGCCCGTTGGCTCGGTGCGGTATCATGCTCACATGTCTACGTCGACCGCCCCAACCCAATTTCTCGCGAATGATACGCAAATGTCTAGCGGCGAGCTGCCGTCCGCTCGCCTAGTTCAAATCAGCGATCCGCATTTGCTTGAAGACCCCTTGGCGACACATCGCACCGTTAATACATCGGTGTCATTGGCACATGTTCTAAGCCGAGCTCAAACGCATATTCGCAACGCGGACGCGGTAGTGCTTACGGGCGATATAGCACAGGACGAACTCAGCGCCACCTATGATCGTTTGCGTGAGAGCTGGATCAACGAGTGGGTGGGGCCACATACACCGGTATGGTGCCTACCCGGCAATCATGATGCACCGGTTCTTATGCAAGAGGCGCTCAGTGAATCGCCGTTCTCGTGTCTCGGCCATCATACCTTGGGAAATTGGGAGGTGATCTTGCTCGACTCGCGTTATCCAGGGCACGCATCGGGCTTGCTTGGCGATGACGAGCTCGCGCGCCTGGCCGATCGCTTGCGTCATACAGGGGCCGAGCACCTACTCGTTGTATTACATCATCACGCTATCGCATTGGGCCATAGCTGGCTGGACAAAGTGGGTCTGCTTGATCACCACGCCTTCAATACCTTGTTACATCAAGACGGACGTACTCGCGCAGTGGTGTTTGGCCACATACACCAGGCCGTTGACCGCGTTTTTAGCACTGTCCGGTATCTTGGCTGCCCATCCACCGGCGTTCAATTCGAACCAAATCAGACCGACTTTCGACTGGACACCCGTCCACCGGGCTACCGAATCATGTCGCTCATGCCCTCGGGCAAGATCGAAACTCAAGTGGTATGGTTACGCCAGACCGCGAACGCGCTCACGCGCCAATTTTCTGAACAGCTCGAGTCGTCTACATCATGAAAAAGCCCTTTTCGAATGTGTTGATCGTGCTACTGCTCGCGGTCACCGTTGGCTGCACGAAGCACGATTCAGCCACCGCCGCAGAGCCCGCATCGTCGCCCACCCTGCCGGCTGTGGCCGCGACGCCGGAACGGGCGCCTGCCGCGACACCCGATCGACCATCGGCTACCGCCCTACGCCACCCGTTGTGGGTGATTGAGAGCGCCCAGAACCGAACATATCTTTTGGGGTCGATTCACGTCTTACGGGATGAAGATTATCCATTGCCACACGCTTTTCAAAAGGCCTATGACGACGCCGAGCACCTCGTCATGGAACTCGATTTTTCGTCCTTTGACGCGATGACGGTGATGGCCACAACGCGGCAATTGGCGATGCTGCCGGAAAACCAAACGTTGCGTGACGCAATGGGCGATAAAAACTATGCGCTCGCCGAACAAAAGGCACGCGCCATAAACGTCGATCTTACGCAATTTGACCGCGTTGAACCCTGGTATGCGGCATTGACCATCACTCAAGTACAGCTTGGCAAACTCGGCTTTAAAGCTGAGAACGGCGTTGAATTTTACTTCGAACGCCAGGCAAAAGATGACGACAAAACCGGTAGTGGGCTGGAGACCTTCGAACAGCAGCTCGGCATCTTGGATGCACTGCCGATCGATGCGCAAAATCAATTTTTGCTCGAAGCGCTCGTGCCGAGCGATGAACTCATTGCCGAGGGTGACCGGATGATCGACGCGTGGAAAACCGGTCAAGCGGACAAGTTGTTCGACTTGTTTGAAGAGGACCTCAAAAACAATCCGGCGCTGCGAGAGGCGCTGCTTGTAAAACGCAATCGTGAATGGTTGCCGAAGATCATGGCGCTGACCGAGCGCGATGACAATGTGTTGGTTATTGTTGGCGCGTTGCACCTGGTTGGTGACGATGGTGTGATTGCCATGCTGCGCGAACAGGGTCTGACGGTCCGCCAACTCTAGCGTGGATCGGAATCGAAACGGCGACGGCAAAAACCGCTAATAACCGAGTAGCGCACGATACTTAAGCGATCAACTCGGGGGCGTGATCGCTCAATGGCCCGGCAAGATCAGGTCATTTCCTCCATTTCAAAATCCTCTTTCCCAACGCCACAATCGGGACAGCGCCAGGAAATGGGTACGTCCTCCCATTTCGTGCCGGGGGCCAGCCCCCCATCGGGGTCGCCTTTTGCCTCATCGTAGACGTAGCCGCAGACGATGCACATCCAAACTTTCATAATGAACCCAAAGAACACATCTTCATTTCGGGCCACTATACGTTGACGCTTTGGCTGAGCTCAACCCTTGGTTACACTTAGCTCATGACGGACAAACCCAAACCACCCGCCCTACTTATCGTAGCCGGTCTTGACCCCAGCGGCGGTGCGGGGCTGATCGCCGACAGCCAGACTGCGTCAACACTCGGTGCGCATGCGGTGGTGATCGCCACAACATTGACCGTGCAGTCGCTACAACGCTGCCATGCCTCCCATGCGGTGAGCGCTGACGTCATTCACGCACAACTGAATGCGATTGCCGACGATGTCGATGTTCGCGCTGTCAAAATTGGCGCCGTCCCGACTCGCGACAGCCTCGACGTCATTGTCAGTGCAATACATCGATTTGAACCTGAATACGTGGTGGTCGACCCTGTGCGGAATGCGACCCGTGGTGCAGCGCTTCACACCGGCCTGCCGTTTATCGACTATGTCCGTCGCATTCTGACACTGAATCCCATACTGACCCCCAATCGTGACGAACTTCGGCACTGGCTGAGCGCAGACACCGATCACATTGCCAAGTCGACGGACGCGACCGGTCAAGCGCTAATCGATGCCGGTTGTCGCGCGGTATTGGAAACCGACGGCGACGGGACCGACCAGCGCTGCGTGCACCGCCTTCATACGGCCGGGCACATACGTTGCATCGAGCACGACCGAGTGAGCGGTGACTTTCGCGGCACTGGCTGCACACTGTCTACCGCGCTTGCCGCCTTGTTGCTGAACGGGCAGTCGCTGGACAATGCGGTGGATAACGCGCTCGACTTTACGTTGGATGCCATCCGGCGAGCGCCTGCTGACACCGGCATCCCCATGCGCTGGCGCACTTCGTGATTTACGGCCTTTATGCCATTACGGATCATCATGAAACCGATGATCTTCTGAGCCATACTGAACAGGTGCTCCTGGGCGGCGCTCAGATCGTGCAGTACCGTGACAAGTCTACTGACCACGACCGGCGTTATCACAACGCAACGGCGCTTTGCGCCTTGTGCTCCCGCTTCAATGTGCCATTGATCGTTAACGACGATATCCAATTAGCCGCGACCGTCGACGCGGCTGGTGTCCACTTGGGCCAGCACGATGGTTCCCTTCGCGAAGCGCGTAACCGATTGGGTGCCGACGCGTTGATTGGCGTGTCGTGCTACGCCTCGATGCGTCGTGCTGTTCAGGCGCAGGAACATGGCGCATCGTACGTCGCGTTTGGCGCGATGTTTCCCTCTTCAATTAAACCGTTTGCACCGTCGGCCCCGCTAACGCTGTTAACCAGCGCGCGCGACATGCTCGATGTAACCGTGGTTGCGATCGGTGGCATTACGCTGGACAATGCGTCCAACGTTGTAGAGGCTGGGGCCAATGCGGTTGCCGTGATCTCAGCGCTCAAGACCAACGAGCCAGCCGCCACCGCTGCGGCCTTTCGCCAACTCTTTGATCCGCTGCCTGCCGAATGACGGCGCGTTTGCCATGGAGATCCTGATGTCCACTGATTATTTTGCCGAAGCCCAAACCGTTATACCTGGAGGCGTGAATTCGCCGGTACGCGCCTTTGGCAGCGTCGGTGGCACACCTGTGTTTGTGGCGTCGGCCAAAGGCGCCAAAGTGCGCTCGCAGGACGGTCGCGAATTTACCGACTACGTCGGTTCATGGGGGCCGATGATTCTCGGTCATGCCGATGAGCGCGTGGTGTCACGCGTGCAGTCCGCTGCCGAGAGTGGACTGAGCTTTGGCGCGCCAACCGTGCAGGAAACCGAGTTGGCAAAACTCATTTGCACGCTCGTGCCGTCGATTGAACGCGTGCGTATGGTGAGCTCGGGCACAGAGGCAACGATGAGCGCCATCCGTCTCGCCAGAGGTTTTACGGGTCGGCCCCTTCTGCTCAAATTTACCGGCTGCTATCACGGCCACGCCGACGCGCTGTTAATCAAAGCAGGCTCCGGCGCACTCACGCTGGGCATCCCCGGATCGGCGGGCGTGCCCGCCGGCGCCGCGCAGGACACACTCACCGCGGACTTTAATGATGTGGACAGTTTACGCGCCGTGTTCGACGAGTACGGCAGCCAGATTGCCTGTGTCATCGTTGAGCCGATCGCGGGCAATATGAACATGGTGATGCCAAAGCCTGCTTTTCTTACGGCGATGCGCGAGCTGTGTGACACCCATGGCAGTATCTTGATTTTTGATGAAGTGATGACCGGCTTTCGCGTTGCGCTCGGTGGCGCGCAATCCGTGTTTGGGATAACTCCCGATCTCACCACGCTGGGCAAGGTAGTGGGTGGTGGTATGCCCGTCGGTGCGTTTGGTGGGCGGCGGGATATCATGGAGCACATCGCGCCGCTTGGGCCGGTGTATCAAGCCGGTACGCTCTCGGGTAACCCGCTTGGCATGGCGGCTGGGATCGAAACACTCACCCACATACAGGCGCCCGATTTTTACACCGCGTTGGAGCAGAAAGCCCGGCGGCTAACCGAAGGCCTGATGCAGGCCGCCAAAGATCAGGGAGTCGCGCTACAGGCTCATTGTTTGGGCGGCATGTTTGGCGTGTTTTTCTCTTCTGACGAGGCGATCGACTCCTACGCGCAGGTCACGGCGTGCAACATTGACCAATTTAAACAATTCTTTCGCGGCATGCTCGAGCGCGGTCACTATTTTGCGCCATCGGCCTATGAAGCGGGTTTTATCAGTGCGGCTCACACCGATGCCGATGTTGATGAAACCATCAAAGCCGCCCGGGCCGTATTCGGCGAGATAAATTAAGCCTCGACGCCACGCCCTGCAGGAGAGCTCCTACTCGGACAGAATGATACCCACCGCTATACGACGCTAGGGAGAACAGCACATGAACGCAGAAGCCGCACCGACATCCTACAAGGTCATCGCGATCGTCGCGTTGATTTGGAACATCCTAGGGTTACTCGCCTTTGTGGCACATCTACTGATCACGCCTGACATCATCGCGGCCATGCCCGAGGCGCGGCAGGCGCTCTATCTCAATGCGCCCGGATGGCTCAATGTCGCGTTTGGCAGCGCCGTCATTGGCGGAACGCTCGGCGCGCTGGGTCTTGTGCTAAAAAAATCGTGGTCGATTCCGTTGCTGATTGTTTCGCTGATTGGCGTACTCGCGCAGCACTATCACAGTTTTTTCATGAGCAATACGTTCGACGTATTGGGTCAAAGCGCGATGGTGATGCCCATTGTGGTTATCGCGATTTGCGTGTTTCTCGTGTGGTTTGCACTGAACGCAAAGAAAAAGGGCTATTTGTCTTAGGCTAAAGGAGCCCGACTTCGGGCTAGCCGGCGACTGTTCTGTACAGCGTTGTGGGTTGCGCGTGAATCCCCGAGACGATCGGGCATACCACCGGATCACTTACCAAAGGGCGATTTCGCGCGCGAGGTTGTTCACTTTGGAGAGCATGAGCAAATATTGCTCGTTGATGGCGACTTCGTCCCGCGCATCGAGCCGATGGCCCGCCTCAGGGCAAAGATACACGTCGCTGATCGATCCGATGCCGCTATAACCTTCGAGCAGCTCCTCGGCACCGATACGACTGTCTTTGCGAATCGCGGTGACGCATTCATCGAGCCAGACTGCCCAATGCGTCTCGTCGAAACCGCGCAAGAAACGAGCGAGCTCTTGACATCGCACAACTAACTCGACTTTGCGCACGCGCAGGTCATTGGCCGGCGC containing:
- a CDS encoding metallophosphoesterase, with the protein product MSSGELPSARLVQISDPHLLEDPLATHRTVNTSVSLAHVLSRAQTHIRNADAVVLTGDIAQDELSATYDRLRESWINEWVGPHTPVWCLPGNHDAPVLMQEALSESPFSCLGHHTLGNWEVILLDSRYPGHASGLLGDDELARLADRLRHTGAEHLLVVLHHHAIALGHSWLDKVGLLDHHAFNTLLHQDGRTRAVVFGHIHQAVDRVFSTVRYLGCPSTGVQFEPNQTDFRLDTRPPGYRIMSLMPSGKIETQVVWLRQTANALTRQFSEQLESSTS
- a CDS encoding TraB/GumN family protein; translation: MKKPFSNVLIVLLLAVTVGCTKHDSATAAEPASSPTLPAVAATPERAPAATPDRPSATALRHPLWVIESAQNRTYLLGSIHVLRDEDYPLPHAFQKAYDDAEHLVMELDFSSFDAMTVMATTRQLAMLPENQTLRDAMGDKNYALAEQKARAINVDLTQFDRVEPWYAALTITQVQLGKLGFKAENGVEFYFERQAKDDDKTGSGLETFEQQLGILDALPIDAQNQFLLEALVPSDELIAEGDRMIDAWKTGQADKLFDLFEEDLKNNPALREALLVKRNREWLPKIMALTERDDNVLVIVGALHLVGDDGVIAMLREQGLTVRQL
- a CDS encoding rubredoxin yields the protein MKVWMCIVCGYVYDEAKGDPDGGLAPGTKWEDVPISWRCPDCGVGKEDFEMEEMT
- a CDS encoding hydroxymethylpyrimidine/phosphomethylpyrimidine kinase gives rise to the protein MTDKPKPPALLIVAGLDPSGGAGLIADSQTASTLGAHAVVIATTLTVQSLQRCHASHAVSADVIHAQLNAIADDVDVRAVKIGAVPTRDSLDVIVSAIHRFEPEYVVVDPVRNATRGAALHTGLPFIDYVRRILTLNPILTPNRDELRHWLSADTDHIAKSTDATGQALIDAGCRAVLETDGDGTDQRCVHRLHTAGHIRCIEHDRVSGDFRGTGCTLSTALAALLLNGQSLDNAVDNALDFTLDAIRRAPADTGIPMRWRTS
- the thiE gene encoding thiamine phosphate synthase, whose protein sequence is MIYGLYAITDHHETDDLLSHTEQVLLGGAQIVQYRDKSTDHDRRYHNATALCALCSRFNVPLIVNDDIQLAATVDAAGVHLGQHDGSLREARNRLGADALIGVSCYASMRRAVQAQEHGASYVAFGAMFPSSIKPFAPSAPLTLLTSARDMLDVTVVAIGGITLDNASNVVEAGANAVAVISALKTNEPAATAAAFRQLFDPLPAE
- the hemL gene encoding glutamate-1-semialdehyde 2,1-aminomutase produces the protein MSTDYFAEAQTVIPGGVNSPVRAFGSVGGTPVFVASAKGAKVRSQDGREFTDYVGSWGPMILGHADERVVSRVQSAAESGLSFGAPTVQETELAKLICTLVPSIERVRMVSSGTEATMSAIRLARGFTGRPLLLKFTGCYHGHADALLIKAGSGALTLGIPGSAGVPAGAAQDTLTADFNDVDSLRAVFDEYGSQIACVIVEPIAGNMNMVMPKPAFLTAMRELCDTHGSILIFDEVMTGFRVALGGAQSVFGITPDLTTLGKVVGGGMPVGAFGGRRDIMEHIAPLGPVYQAGTLSGNPLGMAAGIETLTHIQAPDFYTALEQKARRLTEGLMQAAKDQGVALQAHCLGGMFGVFFSSDEAIDSYAQVTACNIDQFKQFFRGMLERGHYFAPSAYEAGFISAAHTDADVDETIKAARAVFGEIN